Proteins encoded together in one Piliocolobus tephrosceles isolate RC106 chromosome 15, ASM277652v3, whole genome shotgun sequence window:
- the IL37 gene encoding interleukin-37, producing the protein MSNNSTLKMSFVGENSGVKMGSEDWEKDEPQCYSEKDEPQCYSEKDEPQCYSEDPAGSPLEPGPSLTSMNFVHTSPKVKNLNPKKFSIHDQDHKVLVLDSGNLIAVPDKNYIRPEIFFALASSLSSASAEKGSPILLGVSKGEFCLSCDKDEGQSHPSLHLKKKKLMKLAALKESARRPFIFYRAQVGSRNMLESAAHPGWFICTSCNCNEPVGVTDKFENRKHIEFSFQPVCKAEMSPSEVSD; encoded by the exons ATGAGTAATAACTCAACGTTGAAAATGTCCTTTGTGGGGGAGAACTCAGGAGTGAAAATGGGCTCTGAAGACTGGGAAAAAGATGAACCCCAGTGCTACTCAGAAAAAGATGAACCCCAGTGCTACTCAGAAAAAGATGAACCCCAGTGCTACTCAGAAG ACCCAGCTGGAAGCCCCCTGGAACCAGGCCCAAGCCTCACCTCCATGAATTTTGTTCACACAA GTCCAAAGGTGAAGAACTTAAACCCGAAGAAATTCAGCATTCACGACCAGGATCACAAAGTACTGGTCCTGGACTCTGGGAATCTCATAGCagttccagataaaaactacatacGCCCAG AGATCTTCTTTGCGTTAGCCTCATCCTTGAGCTCAGCCTCTGCGGAGAAAGGAAGTCCAATTCTCTTGGGGGTCTCTAAAGGGGAGTTTTGTCTCTCCTGTGACAAGGATGAAGGACAAAGTCATCCATCCCTTCACCTGAAG aagaagaaactgatgAAGCTGGCTGCCCTAAAGGAATCAGCACGCCGGCCCTTCATCTTTTATAGGGCTCAGGTTGGCTCCCGGAACATGCTGGAGTCGGCAGCTCACCCCGGATGGTTCATCTGCACCTCCTGCAATTGTAATGAACCCGTTGGAGTGACAGATAAATTTGAGAACAGGAAACACATTGAATTTTCATTTCAACCAGTTTGCAAAGCTGAAATGAGCCCCAGTGAGGTCAGCGATTAG